aaaatcgataagataaataatgtGAGATATATCTCAAATTCGActtctataattataaaaaaaaattacaaatgtgTGCATGCAGTTTCAGGTAAtttgcatttttataatttgtaaatattaaatttgaactcACATGTTTTTtgtatagtgatatatctcggaataatctattttttgaaaactttttGATAAACTATTTAGACTATacggaagaaagaaagaagtgGATGTTCCATGAGTCGATGAAAATCAACCTCCGATATCCGATTGCACTGCGCGTGTTACCAGAATCTTACCTCTCGGACCGACGGCAATGGCTGGATTGCCAACGTGAACCAGGTCATGAGCGAGCGCGAGTCGTAGAAGACGTGTGCATGTGCCCATGAAccctctccggccgccgctgcagtGTTGGTTGGACTCgtcgcgcgcgccggccggcgaggtgaGCGCCCACATTTTCGCGAAGCTCGCCGTTGCTGTCGCCCTCGACCGGGGCGCCGCCGGTAATGTGGGCGGACCTTGTTTCCCGGCGAGAACGTCCGTCCGGACTGGCCGAGGCGACCTCTGTTCGGCCCCATCTAGACCACCGCATCCGAGGCCCAGTTTGGACATCCATGAGTGATTCTGGCCCAAATTTGGGCGTGTGTCGCCTGTCGGCCCACCGATGACGATTTTACGGCCTAGATGATTGTGACGAATGGATCGGTAAAAGGAGAATAATCTGGGCCCACTACTGGGAGGCCCGGGGAAAGAGTATAGGGGCCATCATCTTCAAACCCTagagggcggggcggcgcaCGCGCACCCGCACCCACATCCCCGACTGCCGCCATTGCCGCAGCCGCCCGCAAGTTCGTCGAGGGAGAgaaggccgccgcggcgattGGAGATGACGCAGAAGCAGAGCATGTTCAAGGGGcaggggaagaagaagaccaTCCCTCCCAACCGCCATGGCAAGGCGCCCCACGTCCGCAAAGGTACCCGCCGCCAGATCGACCCCCTGCTCCGTCCTTCCGCGCGCCGTGCCGTGCTTGCTTTCGCGCTGCGTTCTTGATTGGTAGCTCGATTCTTGCAGGGAAGAGGGCTGTGAAGCCGGCCAAGTTCACCAAGGACATGGACGCCGACAAGGTACGGTTGGTTTACTGGATGCTTGTTCTATCCATCAATCAGCAACTGCGTTCTTGCTTTAGGACATAAGAAGATAATGTCTGGGGTAGATTTTGGAGATAGAGGGCCATCCTTCTCTCAAATCTCAAGTAGTAGgcgataaattaatatgaactAAACTAGTAATACATGTAAATTCTACATAGGAAAAGGTGTGTTCTTTCGAAAATTTCGTGTCCTTCAATGCGCACCAAAATAGCCTGCATCATGCCGTCGCTTTGTCTTTAAAATCCCACCGTATTAGAGTGGTAGGAGATCAAGCCTGTGCTGCACCGTCAGCATTGCAGTCAGATCGACTCAGGTTATGCCCCTGCTTGGGTCCAAAACTAGTTCCCCTGTGAGCCTGCCCTCAGCCTGTCTCTGGCCCCGTCGAAGATCGAGCTCAATTGAGCTTCCACTGCCCAGGAATTGCAGGAGAAGACCACCATGGACCGATTGGCGTGGTGGAGCGGATTTTCAAGGGGAAATTTCTGGTGAAAAGGAAGGTTGGGGCTTGGAGTTAATCGCTGTCTACTTGCCAGTTTGATGGGAGTGACAGAAATGGGTGCTGTGTGTTAGTTTGCTTCTGAAcatggtgtttttttaagCAAAGCCCCCAAAAAATGTGGTTCTGTGATCATGCCCCAAAATGTATGGTCCTAAAGAGAGTTGCATGCCTATCAATTCGAGCCATTCACTGTAAATTTTAGCCAATTCTAGCTTGGTACGTTTTTATTGTAGTATTCTGAATCGTGAAGAATGTTGCCTCAGTTTCCTATTTCACTTTATCATTATAACAAAATCGGCAACTCAATCATTATGTGCATGACCATGTAGATGTTGTAGACCATATATGTTTGACATGAAAAACCAGTTTTCCCTTTCATGTTCAATTAGAACTTTGCATGTTGCTGTATTTTAATTCACAGTATAAGTAGTGTTTATTAACTATGTAAATGTGCATAAAATATATGGCAATGTGGTATCTTGACCCGTGGTGTAATGGTTTTTGAGATGACAATCATGGCTGAAGCTACTGaggatcaaattttattggatTCTTCTGTGACATTAGAGTCTGAAGTGATTAAAAGCAGACAAGGCCtttcatcttattaattttctGATTGAGTTTTTCCTTCTGAAATTTAGTAACAGTGAGCTGTTGTATTCACAGGAACTAACGAAATTTATCAACCAGTGCAACGAGAAAAAGGCTGCTAATCTTGCTAGCAAAGAAGGTGGTGACCTCAGTATACTAAAGGCGGACGTTGATCCTTCCAATGCAAACTAGAACTAGGAAACTAGGAATCTGTATTGCTATCCTGCCTACGGCTATGTACGACTCCATAGAATATATGAGTGTGTCCAATTGATATTAATGGTTCAAGCGAATTTTAAAGGAATTCTAAAGCTTTCAGTTCCAATGGGAATATTCACTGTATAGCCCTTTGGTTCAAAGGAATTGAAGGAATATAAAACATTGGGAAAAAATCACTTTCCTATGTTTCAGAGCCAAAACGCAGGAAAATTGAAATCTAGCCAAaacaattgtttttctttcctatgGCAAATGATTGTTTACTTTCTAAAGGTTCGTACGTTCCAAACAAAACTGTacctatttttcttatgtttccTAATCCTCTAATTTACACTTATGTTTCTATGTTTTCCTTTCTACGTTATGTCCATGCGTTTTATCTTTCTACTTTCCAAATAGACCCttacatgtttttctttctacTGACCTTGCTGGACCatgccccccaccccccccccccccaacctaGAAGGGCATCCTCGGACCTAAGGTCAAGGGGACCCGTATCGCTAACATATGGGCTCATGCATAGCGGGGTCCATATGTCAATCTCAATGTCTCTATAACTTTAAGTCATAGAAATCCCAGCCACTTGGAGGTTTCTTATAAAATGAGGGTGAATTCTCACTAGTCTTTAGACTAGTGGAGTTTAGGCT
This is a stretch of genomic DNA from Oryza brachyantha chromosome 1, ObraRS2, whole genome shotgun sequence. It encodes these proteins:
- the LOC102707253 gene encoding uncharacterized protein LOC102707253, whose protein sequence is MTQKQSMFKGQGKKKTIPPNRHGKAPHVRKGKRAVKPAKFTKDMDADKELTKFINQCNEKKAANLASKEGGDLSILKADVDPSNAN